In the genome of Manis javanica isolate MJ-LG chromosome 17, MJ_LKY, whole genome shotgun sequence, one region contains:
- the PMIS2 gene encoding transmembrane protein PMIS2, which produces MRLLFPTHSTKNFLTPGLSSPQKLPELPKLSQHLQQPHQPQAPHQPAPGAPPAPGASPEAPKGDAKPIQTPEELTFHATNDLYLTVMAVLFFPPLGLLAVFFCHKTWKANRNSKWEDAYINSGRTVWMDVFSILISLGLIYAYALYL; this is translated from the exons ATGAGGCTGCTCTTCCCAACACATTCCACGAAGAATTTCCTGACCCCTGGATT ATCAAGCCCCCAAAAGCTGCCAGAGCTGCCAAAGCTGTCCCAGCACCTGCAGCAACCCCACCAGCCCCAGGCACCCCACCAGCCAGCCCCAGgtgccccacctgcccctggcGCCTCACCTGAGGCACCTAAAGGGGATGCAAAGCCTATACAGACACCTGAAGAACTGACATTTCACGCCACAAATGACCTATATTTGACCGTCATGGCCGtacttttcttccctcccctgggATTACTAGCTGTCTTCTTCTGTCACAAG ACCTGGAAGGCCAACAGGAACAGCAAATGGGAAGACGCTTACATCAACTCAGGCCGAACTGTTTGGATGGATGTATTCTCCATACTCAtcagtttaggcctcatttatgcCTATGCCCTGTATTTATGA